Proteins encoded within one genomic window of Paramisgurnus dabryanus chromosome 11, PD_genome_1.1, whole genome shotgun sequence:
- the fahd2a gene encoding fumarylacetoacetate hydrolase domain-containing protein 2A isoform X3 — protein sequence MRLVQFCHVGDVGRVRVGVEQTEGQGVIDLKAFDPSIPSTMREFLEMGKRGMDCAKRALASGQCVVSRPDIKLLSPVTGPEKVVCVGMNYRDHCLEQNAPIPTEPIIFSKFPSTITGPYDDIILPEESTEVDWEVELAFVIGQKGKHIKEEDALSYVAGFTVANDVSARDWQMKRNGKQWLLGKTFDTFCPLGPVLVTTEALKDVHNLGIRCLVNGAVVQDSNTNQMIFHTQKLVAWVSQFVTLCPGDVFLTGTPPGVGVFRNPPVFLKRGDVVECQVDMIGSIRNTVV from the exons ATGAGACTCGTCCAGTTCTGCCATGTAGGAGATGTGGGACGTGTAAGAGTCGGGGTGGAGCAAACAGAAGGCCAGGGGGTCATTGATCTGAAAGCTTTTGACCCCTCAATACCGTCAACTATGAGAGAGTTTCTAGAGATGGGGAAAAGGGGAATGGACTGCGCTAAGAG GGCTTTGGCCAGCGGTCAGTGTGTCGTATCACGACCAGATATCAAACTGCTCTCCCCGGTCACTGGCCCGGAGAAGGTCGTGTGTGTCGGTATGAATTACAGAGACCACTGCCTAGAGCAAAATGCCCCCATTCCTACTGAGCCCATTATTTTCAGCAAGTTCCCCTCCACTATCACCGGCCCTTATGATGATATAATCCTACCAGAAGAGAGTACG GAAGTGGACTGGGAGGTGGAGCTGGCCTTTGTGATCGGACAAAAAGGAAAGCACATTAAG GAAGAAGACGCCCTGTCCTATGTTGCAGGTTTTACTGTAGCTAATGATGTCAGCGCTCGTGATTGGCAGATGAAGCGCAATGGAAAGCAGTGGCTGCTGGGAAAAACATTTGACACATTCTGTCCACTCGGGCCAGTGCTTGTCACCACTGAAGCACTAAAAG ATGTTCATAACCTGGGTATACGCTGCCTGGTGAACGGTGCCGTGGTTCAGGACAGTAACACCAATCAAATGATCTTTCATACACAGAAGCTGGTGGCTTGGGTCTCACA GTTTGTAACTCTTTGTCCCGGTGATGTGTTTTTGACTGGAACTCCTCCGGGTGTGGGGGTCTTCAGAAATCCCCCTGTGTTTCTAAAG AGAGGAGATGTTGTGGAGTGTCAGGTTGACATGATCGGCTCTATAAGGAACACAGTGGTATAA
- the fahd2a gene encoding fumarylacetoacetate hydrolase domain-containing protein 2A isoform X1, producing MVAMRLLCGSLLRLRRFNANFSKGIIIRSTSSDTMRLVQFCHVGDVGRVRVGVEQTEGQGVIDLKAFDPSIPSTMREFLEMGKRGMDCAKRALASGQCVVSRPDIKLLSPVTGPEKVVCVGMNYRDHCLEQNAPIPTEPIIFSKFPSTITGPYDDIILPEESTEVDWEVELAFVIGQKGKHIKEEDALSYVAGFTVANDVSARDWQMKRNGKQWLLGKTFDTFCPLGPVLVTTEALKDVHNLGIRCLVNGAVVQDSNTNQMIFHTQKLVAWVSQFVTLCPGDVFLTGTPPGVGVFRNPPVFLKRGDVVECQVDMIGSIRNTVV from the exons ATGGTTGCA ATGAGATTGCTGTGTGGCTCACTGCTCAGATTGAGAAGATTCAATGCAAATTTCTCTAAAGGCATCATCATCAGAAGCACAAGCTCAGACACCATGAGACTCGTCCAGTTCTGCCATGTAGGAGATGTGGGACGTGTAAGAGTCGGGGTGGAGCAAACAGAAGGCCAGGGGGTCATTGATCTGAAAGCTTTTGACCCCTCAATACCGTCAACTATGAGAGAGTTTCTAGAGATGGGGAAAAGGGGAATGGACTGCGCTAAGAG GGCTTTGGCCAGCGGTCAGTGTGTCGTATCACGACCAGATATCAAACTGCTCTCCCCGGTCACTGGCCCGGAGAAGGTCGTGTGTGTCGGTATGAATTACAGAGACCACTGCCTAGAGCAAAATGCCCCCATTCCTACTGAGCCCATTATTTTCAGCAAGTTCCCCTCCACTATCACCGGCCCTTATGATGATATAATCCTACCAGAAGAGAGTACG GAAGTGGACTGGGAGGTGGAGCTGGCCTTTGTGATCGGACAAAAAGGAAAGCACATTAAG GAAGAAGACGCCCTGTCCTATGTTGCAGGTTTTACTGTAGCTAATGATGTCAGCGCTCGTGATTGGCAGATGAAGCGCAATGGAAAGCAGTGGCTGCTGGGAAAAACATTTGACACATTCTGTCCACTCGGGCCAGTGCTTGTCACCACTGAAGCACTAAAAG ATGTTCATAACCTGGGTATACGCTGCCTGGTGAACGGTGCCGTGGTTCAGGACAGTAACACCAATCAAATGATCTTTCATACACAGAAGCTGGTGGCTTGGGTCTCACA GTTTGTAACTCTTTGTCCCGGTGATGTGTTTTTGACTGGAACTCCTCCGGGTGTGGGGGTCTTCAGAAATCCCCCTGTGTTTCTAAAG AGAGGAGATGTTGTGGAGTGTCAGGTTGACATGATCGGCTCTATAAGGAACACAGTGGTATAA
- the fahd2a gene encoding fumarylacetoacetate hydrolase domain-containing protein 2A isoform X2 encodes MRLLCGSLLRLRRFNANFSKGIIIRSTSSDTMRLVQFCHVGDVGRVRVGVEQTEGQGVIDLKAFDPSIPSTMREFLEMGKRGMDCAKRALASGQCVVSRPDIKLLSPVTGPEKVVCVGMNYRDHCLEQNAPIPTEPIIFSKFPSTITGPYDDIILPEESTEVDWEVELAFVIGQKGKHIKEEDALSYVAGFTVANDVSARDWQMKRNGKQWLLGKTFDTFCPLGPVLVTTEALKDVHNLGIRCLVNGAVVQDSNTNQMIFHTQKLVAWVSQFVTLCPGDVFLTGTPPGVGVFRNPPVFLKRGDVVECQVDMIGSIRNTVV; translated from the exons ATGAGATTGCTGTGTGGCTCACTGCTCAGATTGAGAAGATTCAATGCAAATTTCTCTAAAGGCATCATCATCAGAAGCACAAGCTCAGACACCATGAGACTCGTCCAGTTCTGCCATGTAGGAGATGTGGGACGTGTAAGAGTCGGGGTGGAGCAAACAGAAGGCCAGGGGGTCATTGATCTGAAAGCTTTTGACCCCTCAATACCGTCAACTATGAGAGAGTTTCTAGAGATGGGGAAAAGGGGAATGGACTGCGCTAAGAG GGCTTTGGCCAGCGGTCAGTGTGTCGTATCACGACCAGATATCAAACTGCTCTCCCCGGTCACTGGCCCGGAGAAGGTCGTGTGTGTCGGTATGAATTACAGAGACCACTGCCTAGAGCAAAATGCCCCCATTCCTACTGAGCCCATTATTTTCAGCAAGTTCCCCTCCACTATCACCGGCCCTTATGATGATATAATCCTACCAGAAGAGAGTACG GAAGTGGACTGGGAGGTGGAGCTGGCCTTTGTGATCGGACAAAAAGGAAAGCACATTAAG GAAGAAGACGCCCTGTCCTATGTTGCAGGTTTTACTGTAGCTAATGATGTCAGCGCTCGTGATTGGCAGATGAAGCGCAATGGAAAGCAGTGGCTGCTGGGAAAAACATTTGACACATTCTGTCCACTCGGGCCAGTGCTTGTCACCACTGAAGCACTAAAAG ATGTTCATAACCTGGGTATACGCTGCCTGGTGAACGGTGCCGTGGTTCAGGACAGTAACACCAATCAAATGATCTTTCATACACAGAAGCTGGTGGCTTGGGTCTCACA GTTTGTAACTCTTTGTCCCGGTGATGTGTTTTTGACTGGAACTCCTCCGGGTGTGGGGGTCTTCAGAAATCCCCCTGTGTTTCTAAAG AGAGGAGATGTTGTGGAGTGTCAGGTTGACATGATCGGCTCTATAAGGAACACAGTGGTATAA